Proteins from one Solenopsis invicta isolate M01_SB chromosome 11, UNIL_Sinv_3.0, whole genome shotgun sequence genomic window:
- the LOC105200482 gene encoding glycerate kinase: MRWRIIFHKLISHNSRLVTFRPNLLKISKCTNSNRGMATDTKFLSESRTDLKDIFRAAVKAVSPSEIIRRRVKLRGNALHVDERSFPLKGDVYLVGFGKAVMGMAVELERVFGNTLKRGIVSVPSVSRDDMWAFEDKSSFPRLHDSRIIYCEGGVNNQPDDRSLDTTHNIIDLVEKLTATDTLIVLVSGGGSALLYMPRPVLDQEDKLELCKRLQNAGADITELNTVRKKLSLVKGGGLARMAYPASVITLILSDIVGDPIDLIASGPTVYSPRAPKQVIAILKKYNLYQSLEGDLKKVITSKEKFNDKPLLNPAKQFKHVTNIILGNNRTALEAASLEALRKKLTPIILRNDITGNVQEVSLAYAHLTNLICLVLLNEIEKEEFYDRVRTMSILSLPINKVDEIFRHITSNLSGIVLIGGGEPTVVVTGQGKGGRNQELALRFSLDWLAKIKSYPRLTEYDVIMLSAGTDGQDGPTDAAGAFGYPAIAPVMHDFYSKLESMISKENTQTEQQIMVDGKTLINPCKQQQTNRHLTKFNIEPKDQDSDNVTEEFPGEDINEHINELILKTMEAERMLPENVLKENDTYNFYSRFKKGADLIKTGKTGTNVMDLHFIYIKKRQCKCEIDSSDKPIYEDILDVHDLHIDASTIEKYKTTRASLKFDKDRLLQIPSIEAKEEKKSFLNIKIIDENFRDSCYNKKEHKLD, translated from the exons ATGCGATGGAGAATAATATTCCACAAGCTTATTTCACACAACAG TCGTTTGGTTACTTTTCGTCCTAACCTCCTGAAAATTTCCAAGTGTACAAATTCAAATCGCGGTATGGCAACGGACACGAAATTCCTGTCGGAGTCGAGGACCGATCTGAAAGATATCTTCCGTGCCGCTGTGAAAGCGGTGTCACCGAGCGAG ATCATAAGGAGACGAGTGAAACTTCGAGGTAACGCTCTCCACGTCGACGAGAGGAGCTTTCCGCTCAAGGGGGACGTTTACCTCGTCGGATTCGGCAAGGCGGTCATGGGAATGGCCGTGGAGCTCGAACGAGTGTTTGGTAATACTCTGAAGAGAGGTATCGTCAGCGTACCGAGTGTGTCGCGTGACGATATGTGGGCCTTCGAAGATAAATCCAGCTTTCCTAGGTTGCACGACAGTAGGATAATCTATTGCGAAGGTGGTGTTAACAATCAACCCGACGACAGATCGTTGGACACCACGCATAACATCATAGACCTGGTGGAAAAGCTGACCGCAACTGATACCCTTATAGTATTAGTGTCAGGTGGAGGCTCTGCGTTGCTGTACATGCCAAGGCCCGTCCTGGATCAGGAAGACAAGTTGGAACTCTGTAAAAGGCTTCAAAACGCAGGTGCCGACATCACAGAGCTTAACACCGTGAGGAAAAAGTTATCTTTGGTAAAGGGTGGTGGTTTGGCACGTATGGCCTATCCCGCGTCTGTTATTACGTTGATATTGTCCGATATCGTCGGCGATCCTATAGACTTGATCGCCAGCGGTCCTACTGTTTATAGTCCAAGAGCACCGAAGCAAGTCATTGCTATATTGAAAAAGTATAACTTGTATCAGTCACTAGAGGGTGATTTAAAGAAAGTCATAACATCTAAGGAGAAGTTTAATGACAAACCACTGTTAAATCCGGCCAAACAGTTCAAACACgtaacaaatataattctaGGGAACAATAGAACGGCTCTTGAAGCTGCGAGCCTTGAAGCTTTGCGCAAAAAATTGACTCCgataatattaagaaatgatATTACAGGAAATGTACAGGAAGTTAGTTTAGCATATGCTCATCTAACAAATCTGATATGTCTAGTTTTGCTAAATGAGATTGAGAAAGAAGAATTTTACGATAGAGTACGGACTATGTCAATACTTTCATTGCCTATTAATAAAGTCGATGAAATCTTTCGTCATATTACTAGCAATCTTAGTGGTATAGTTTTAATTGGAGGAGGAGAGCCAACGGTTGTAGTGACGGGTCAAGGAAAAGGCGGTAGAAATCAGGAGTTAGCTTTACGTTTTTCATTAGATTGgttagcaaaaattaaaagttacccCCGACTTACTGAGTATGATGTAATTATGCTCAGTGCGGGCACTGATGGTCAAGATGGTCCCACTGATGCAGCGGGTGCATTTGGTTATCCTGCCATCGCACCTGTGATGCATGATTTTTACTCAAAACTTGAATCTATGATTTCTAAAGAAAATACACAGACTGAACAACAAATAATGGTAGATGGAAAAACTCTGATCAATCCATGCAAACAACAGCAAACAAATAGACATCTAACAAAGTTCAATATTGAACCAAAGGATCAAGATTCTGATAATGTAACTGAAGAGTTTCCTGGAGAAGATATTAATGAACATATcaatgaattaatattaaagacaATGGAAGCGGAACGCATGTTACCTGAAAATGTTCTAAAAGAAAATGAtacgtacaatttttattcacgcTTCAAAAAAGGGGCGGATTTGATTAAAACAGGAAAAACCGGTACCAATGTTATggatttacattttatttatatcaaaaaacGTCAGTGCAAGTGTGAGATTGATTCATCTGATAAACCAATATATGAAGATATCTTGGACGTACATGATTTACATATTGACGCATCGACTATTGAAAAGTACAAGACTACACGTGCTTCTTTAAAATTTGACAAAGACAGACTTTTACAAATTCCATCTATTGAAGctaaagaggaaaagaaatcatttcttaacataaaaatcattgatgaaaattttagaGATTCGTGCTACAATAAAAAAGAGCACAAACTggattaa
- the LOC105200519 gene encoding small G protein signaling modulator 3 homolog isoform X1, with protein sequence MDLAKSFFNVRDHDGYVGKEEHNKKLETAISEDEVEVEIGSLCGEALSPAPGGPFSALTPSMWPQDILAKLNQPDDPNSQPEYRFDEFGFRVEEEDGPEQNSKKLLGIPFVEDPQHRLQWIALLEFSHNKEVAELSWQNMDRNLPRTDKLREMVRRGIPHSLRPQIWIRMSGALQKKCSSEIMYKDIVKASSNDALMTNKQIEKDLLRIMPANACFSHLHSTGIPRLRRVLRALAWLYPDIGYCQGTGTMAASLLLLLEEEDAFWMMATIVEDLLPASYYSSTLLGIQADQRVLRTLVANYLPDIDHVLMQHDIELSLISLHWFLTLFASVVHMKILLRIWDMFLFDGSIVLFQITLGMLKIKETDLKQLENSAQIFNALSDIPGDIDDVDQLFNVSLEVSGSLTDVLVETHRRRHLAYLMADQGGLVGNPDAVPNLPKQHLNRRQMKRSKSVLQSILFGNDDSEDDAKSKNIRQTEILVDLREAVLQVARHFINVDPKLNNVALIADYTMESHSKDHDNYVNVSRTRKRRAKALLDFERHDDDELGFRKNDIITIISQKDEHCWVGELNGLRGWFPAKFVELLDERSKQYTCAGDDAVSEAVTDLVRGTLCPTVKAVLEHGMKRPSFLGGPCHPWLFIEEASNREVEKDFNSVYSRLVLCKTYRLDEDGKVLTPEEKIFQLLYRCVQSVNLTHDNAHAQMDVKLRSLICLGLNEQVLHLWLEVLCSCVEVVQKWYQPWSFINSPGWVQIKCELRILSQFAFNLNPDWELPPKKEQSQPLKDGVRDMLVKHHLFSWDL encoded by the exons ATGGATCTGGCCAAATCGTTCTTCAACGTGCGCGATCACGATGGTTATGTTGGAAAAGAGGAACACAAC aaaaaattagaaaccgCCATCTCCGAAGATGAGGTTGAGGTAGAAATTGGAAGTTTGTGTGGTGAAGCTTTATCACCAGCACCAGGTGGTCCATTTTCAGCATTAACTCCATCCATGTGGCCACAAGACATCTTAGCTAAGTTAAATCAGCCTGATGATCCAAATTCACAGCCTGAATACAG atTTGATGAATTTGGTTTTCGTGTGGAGGAAGAAGACGGTCCTgagcaaaattcaaaaaaattattaggaaTACCGTTTGTTGAAGATCCTCAACACAG ATTACAATGGATCGCTCTTTTAGAATTCAGCCATAACAAAGAAGTGGCAGAACTTTCTTGGCAAAATATGGATCGAAATCTACCACGTACAGATAAATTACGTGAAATGGTTCGCCGCGGCATACCCCATTCTTTGAGACCTCAAATTTGGATACGTATGTCAg GAGCACTTCAGAAAAAGTGTTCATCGGAAATAATGTACAAAGATATAGTAAAAGCCTCGAGTAATGACGCATTAATGACCAATAAGCAAATAGAGAAAGACCTCCTTCGCATTATGCCAGCTAATGCGTGTTTCAGTCATCTTCATAGTACTGGTATACCCCGTTTAAGACGCGTTCTGCGTGCCTTAGCCTGGCTATATCCCGATATTGG ttaCTGTCAAGGTACGGGTACAATGGcagcatcattattattacttttggaAGAGGAAGATGCATTCTGGATGATGGCAACAATAGTAGAAGATTTGTTACCAGCCTCTTATTACTCTTCAACATTATTgg gtaTTCAAGCTGATCAAAGAGTACTTCGCACTTTAGTAGCTAATTATCTTCCTGATATAGATCATGTTTTGATGCAACACGATATAGAATTAAGTCTTATATCTCTCCACTGGTTTTTGACTTTATTTGCATCAGTGGTGcacatgaaaatattattacgaATATGGGACATGTTTCTCTTCGATGGGTCTATAGTTTTATTCCAAATCACACTtggaatgttaaaaataaaag AAACAGACTTGAAGCAACTGGAAAACTCTGCACAAATATTTAATGCCCTGTCAGATATACCAGGAGACATTGATGATGTGGACCAATTATTCAAC gtatCTTTAGAAGTTAGTGGATCACTAACAGATGTATTAGTCGAGACTCACCGACGTCGTCATTTAGCTTATTTAATGGCTGATCAAGGCGGACTGGTAGGAAATCCAGATGCAGTACCGAATTTGCCGAAACAACATTTGAATAG ACGTCAAATGAAGCGAAGCAAGTCAGTGttacaatcaattttatttggAAATGATGACAGTGAAGACGAcgcaaaatctaaaaatattcgTCAAACAG AAATTCTAGTTGATCTAAGGGAAGCTGTTTTACAAGTTGCAAGGCATTTCATAAACGTTGatccaaaattaaataatgttgcaCTTATAGCAGATTATACAATGGAAAGTCATTCCAAAGACCATGACAATTATGTCAATGTATCACGAACGCGAAAAAGAAGGGCAAAAGCTTTATTag ATTTTGAGAGACACGATGACGATGAGCTTGGTTTtcgaaaaaatgatataattacaattattagtcAGAAAGATGAACATTGCTGGGTAGGAGAACTGAATGGATTAAgag GATGGTTTCCCGCGAAGTTTGTAGAATTGCTGGATGAACGAAGCAAACAATACACATGCGCTGGAGATGATGCAGTTAGCGAAGCTGTTACTGATTTAGTAAGAGGTACACTGTGTCCTACTGTGAAAGCAGTATTAGAGCATGGAATGAAGAGACCGTCATTTTTGGGTGGACCGTGTCATCCGTGGTTATTTATAGAAGAAGCTTCCAACAGAGAAGTGGAAAAGGACTTCAATTCTGTTTACAGTCGATTGGTACTATGTAAAACATATAGGTTAGATGAAGATGGCAAAGTTTTGACTCCAGAAGAg aaaatttttcagttaTTATATCGTTGCGTCCAATCTGTAAATTTAACACATGACAATGCACATGCTCAGATGGATGTAAAATTACGTTCTCTCATTTGTCTCGGATTAAATGAACAAGTGCTTCATTTATGGTTAGAAGTTTTGTGCTCCTGTGTAGAAGTAGTACAAAAGTG GTATCAACCATGGAGCTTCATAAATAGTCCAGGTTGGGTGcaaataaaatgtgaattaagaatattaagtCAATTTGCATTTAACTTGAATCCGGACTGGGAATTACCGCCTAAAAAGGAACAATCACAGCCTTTAAAAGATGGAGTTCGTGATATGCTAGTCAAACATCATTTATTTAGTTGGGATCTTTAG
- the LOC105200519 gene encoding small G protein signaling modulator 3 homolog isoform X2 produces the protein MDLAKSFFNVRDHDGYVGKEEHNKKLETAISEDEVEVEIGSLCGEALSPAPGGPFSALTPSMWPQDILAKLNQPDDPNSQPEYRFDEFGFRVEEEDGPEQNSKKLLGIPFVEDPQHRLQWIALLEFSHNKEVAELSWQNMDRNLPRTDKLREMVRRGIPHSLRPQIWIRMSGALQKKCSSEIMYKDIVKASSNDALMTNKQIEKDLLRIMPANACFSHLHSTGIPRLRRVLRALAWLYPDIGYCQGTGTMAASLLLLLEEEDAFWMMATIVEDLLPASYYSSTLLGIQADQRVLRTLVANYLPDIDHVLMQHDIELSLISLHWFLTLFASVVHMKILLRIWDMFLFDGSIVLFQITLGMLKIKETDLKQLENSAQIFNALSDIPGDIDDVDQLFNVSLEVSGSLTDVLVETHRRRHLAYLMADQGGLVGNPDAVPNLPKQHLNRRQMKRSKSVLQSILFGNDDSEDDAKSKNIRQTEILVDLREAVLQVARHFINVDPKLNNVALIADYTMESHSKDHDNYVNVSRTRKRRAKALLDFERHDDDELGFRKNDIITIISQKDEHCWVGELNGLRGWFPAKFVELLDERSKQYTCAGDDAVSEAVTDLVRGTLCPTVKAVLEHGMKRPSFLGGPCHPWLFIEEASNREVEKDFNSVYSRLVLCKTYRLDEDGKVLTPEELLYRCVQSVNLTHDNAHAQMDVKLRSLICLGLNEQVLHLWLEVLCSCVEVVQKWYQPWSFINSPGWVQIKCELRILSQFAFNLNPDWELPPKKEQSQPLKDGVRDMLVKHHLFSWDL, from the exons ATGGATCTGGCCAAATCGTTCTTCAACGTGCGCGATCACGATGGTTATGTTGGAAAAGAGGAACACAAC aaaaaattagaaaccgCCATCTCCGAAGATGAGGTTGAGGTAGAAATTGGAAGTTTGTGTGGTGAAGCTTTATCACCAGCACCAGGTGGTCCATTTTCAGCATTAACTCCATCCATGTGGCCACAAGACATCTTAGCTAAGTTAAATCAGCCTGATGATCCAAATTCACAGCCTGAATACAG atTTGATGAATTTGGTTTTCGTGTGGAGGAAGAAGACGGTCCTgagcaaaattcaaaaaaattattaggaaTACCGTTTGTTGAAGATCCTCAACACAG ATTACAATGGATCGCTCTTTTAGAATTCAGCCATAACAAAGAAGTGGCAGAACTTTCTTGGCAAAATATGGATCGAAATCTACCACGTACAGATAAATTACGTGAAATGGTTCGCCGCGGCATACCCCATTCTTTGAGACCTCAAATTTGGATACGTATGTCAg GAGCACTTCAGAAAAAGTGTTCATCGGAAATAATGTACAAAGATATAGTAAAAGCCTCGAGTAATGACGCATTAATGACCAATAAGCAAATAGAGAAAGACCTCCTTCGCATTATGCCAGCTAATGCGTGTTTCAGTCATCTTCATAGTACTGGTATACCCCGTTTAAGACGCGTTCTGCGTGCCTTAGCCTGGCTATATCCCGATATTGG ttaCTGTCAAGGTACGGGTACAATGGcagcatcattattattacttttggaAGAGGAAGATGCATTCTGGATGATGGCAACAATAGTAGAAGATTTGTTACCAGCCTCTTATTACTCTTCAACATTATTgg gtaTTCAAGCTGATCAAAGAGTACTTCGCACTTTAGTAGCTAATTATCTTCCTGATATAGATCATGTTTTGATGCAACACGATATAGAATTAAGTCTTATATCTCTCCACTGGTTTTTGACTTTATTTGCATCAGTGGTGcacatgaaaatattattacgaATATGGGACATGTTTCTCTTCGATGGGTCTATAGTTTTATTCCAAATCACACTtggaatgttaaaaataaaag AAACAGACTTGAAGCAACTGGAAAACTCTGCACAAATATTTAATGCCCTGTCAGATATACCAGGAGACATTGATGATGTGGACCAATTATTCAAC gtatCTTTAGAAGTTAGTGGATCACTAACAGATGTATTAGTCGAGACTCACCGACGTCGTCATTTAGCTTATTTAATGGCTGATCAAGGCGGACTGGTAGGAAATCCAGATGCAGTACCGAATTTGCCGAAACAACATTTGAATAG ACGTCAAATGAAGCGAAGCAAGTCAGTGttacaatcaattttatttggAAATGATGACAGTGAAGACGAcgcaaaatctaaaaatattcgTCAAACAG AAATTCTAGTTGATCTAAGGGAAGCTGTTTTACAAGTTGCAAGGCATTTCATAAACGTTGatccaaaattaaataatgttgcaCTTATAGCAGATTATACAATGGAAAGTCATTCCAAAGACCATGACAATTATGTCAATGTATCACGAACGCGAAAAAGAAGGGCAAAAGCTTTATTag ATTTTGAGAGACACGATGACGATGAGCTTGGTTTtcgaaaaaatgatataattacaattattagtcAGAAAGATGAACATTGCTGGGTAGGAGAACTGAATGGATTAAgag GATGGTTTCCCGCGAAGTTTGTAGAATTGCTGGATGAACGAAGCAAACAATACACATGCGCTGGAGATGATGCAGTTAGCGAAGCTGTTACTGATTTAGTAAGAGGTACACTGTGTCCTACTGTGAAAGCAGTATTAGAGCATGGAATGAAGAGACCGTCATTTTTGGGTGGACCGTGTCATCCGTGGTTATTTATAGAAGAAGCTTCCAACAGAGAAGTGGAAAAGGACTTCAATTCTGTTTACAGTCGATTGGTACTATGTAAAACATATAGGTTAGATGAAGATGGCAAAGTTTTGACTCCAGAAGAg ttaTTATATCGTTGCGTCCAATCTGTAAATTTAACACATGACAATGCACATGCTCAGATGGATGTAAAATTACGTTCTCTCATTTGTCTCGGATTAAATGAACAAGTGCTTCATTTATGGTTAGAAGTTTTGTGCTCCTGTGTAGAAGTAGTACAAAAGTG GTATCAACCATGGAGCTTCATAAATAGTCCAGGTTGGGTGcaaataaaatgtgaattaagaatattaagtCAATTTGCATTTAACTTGAATCCGGACTGGGAATTACCGCCTAAAAAGGAACAATCACAGCCTTTAAAAGATGGAGTTCGTGATATGCTAGTCAAACATCATTTATTTAGTTGGGATCTTTAG
- the LOC105200503 gene encoding ubiquitin carboxyl-terminal hydrolase 47 — MVCKAGDKTRVCVIQFNMPLEANHKLCTSNKYPLYVSTCVKEVYSYIEEHYEMRPDSFKLLLHTSIDNHSKLFDLSDAKDKTMEQLGLDFSVDLSDVKHTLFVVDPVEPFVFDLTSLKDFSLPTFNHTSVPSLQPIWTEENIVRKDVKDDVGYGREEVNFRSFIKTETSYVGLVNQAMTCYLNSLLQALYMTPEFRNALYNWEYVDGSEKDEALSIPYQLQKLFLNLQTSTRSAVETTSLTKSFGWDSTEAWQQHDIQELCRVMFDALEQKFKNTEQADLINRLYEGKMIDYVKCLECGTEKSREDTFLDIPLPVRPFGSNVAYNSVEEAIRAFVQYETLEGVNQYHCEKCNKKCDAHKGLKFTKFPYLLTLHLKRFDFDYKTFHRIKLNDKVTFPDILNLNSFISSTTSQESPGGEEDIGLGIKCDDSSTTDSGTLDDDCAPCDNSLSNSNHSASHDQDGDHQDDHDHQDDEGIDMSNGPSTSSCATHSHENEKNRGTYMLGKGPYMYELFSIMIHSGSASGGHYYAYIKDFRTQEWLCFNDQSVTQITHDDIQKTYGGGPSRAYYSGAYSSSTNAYMLMYRQIDRARNTLPMQTQDFPQHIQELLKKMKENEDNDRNNREKQMSIDRRLKVYCHHPVEGKLLNIKLYVMPDITWAEATEKAYKKFGLENVVSLDQCRLVSYEHNTDLIECSYDDREHEPVGKIWRVSRRFDLLLEIRRKDQKFETYLPGGVATKVFVIDVAREEVIDGPIDIRGLLLQSVKEYKQTVGKIINVDPKEMKVILQKFSETRPVENDDSDLHTEGFYNASKIFISTMYDIDNNKPFQESTVHRIIENFRHVISLHVQLPDISKESLELNIPLLDDKYEKKENSVTSGSSKLCVFESHWDTILKYSETSKSCTRSSEDSTIYTSYKFISPQLEEAEEWNTPEQSNSEDSSLSDSDKTLVGDAPEGVDIEPQSMWPRRSCFKDYKISKKFEIENWDIDDDSDYYFRATPYADSTQQKLLKVLVDKRMRLSTLKKDLVPFVGVPVEYFKIFRLSSSGESECSCLTEQLNSYEDGERLNVKLGRALRNGEFKVKLYQLLIDSTEPYKFLCEWIVSKDMTVGHAKKEILAEIKRKYDIDIPYEKCRLRKKYYKTASKVFLNEQKFADLRFHSQFEMIVQELPDKETVTDTNQIVLFVKRWLPAKLQLGQFQEIVMDSRTVEELKKKLSSISDIPEEHIDIAKGKGNFPCDNSVLRIQNEHDWNEHHDSLSFNFEDGAVFLYRDNREKPIDLDPGDVMEIALKENSRLTPLSTTSSYSPRRERALKIYLDTE; from the exons ATGGTTTGCAAAGCCGGTGACAAGACTCGAGTATGTGTCATTCAATTTAATATGCCTTTGGAGGCAAACCATAAACTTTGTACCAGCAACAAATATCCCTTATATGTATCTACATGCGTCAAGGAAGTCTACAGTTATATTGAAGAACACTATGAAATGCGACCGGATAGCTTTAAGTTGCTTCTACACACATCAATTGATAATCATAGTAAATTG TTTGATTTGTCTGATGCAAAAGACAAAACAATGGAACAGCTTGGATTGGATTTCTCAGTTGATTTATCTGACGTGAAACATACTCTATTTGTCGTTGATCCAGTAGAACCCTTTGTTTTTGACTTAACGTCATTAAAGGACTTTAGTCTGCCAACGTTTAATCACACAAGTGTACCGTCCCTTCAGCCAATATGGACTGAGGAGAATATTGTTAGGAAAGATGTTAAGGACGATGTTGGATATGGTAGAGAAGAAGTTAATTTCAgaagttttattaaaactgaAACAA gCTACGTCGGTTTAGTCAATCAAGCAATGACTTGTTACTTGAATAGTCTTCTACAAGCTTTATACATGACACCAGAATTTCGTAATGCATTATACAATTGGGAATATGTGGATGGTTCAGAAAAGGATGAAGCTCTAAGCATACCATATCAATTACAgaaattatttctcaatttaCAG ACGTCTACAAGATCTGCAGTAGAAACTACATCTTTAACGAAAAGTTTTGGATGGGATTCTACCGAGGCATGGCAACAACATGATATTCAAGAACTTTGTAGAGTTATGTTCGATGCATTggaacaaaaattcaaaaatacgGAACAAGCAGATCTAATCAATAGACTTTACGAAG gAAAGATGATCGATTACGTTAAATGTCTTGAGTGTGGAACAGAGAAATCAAGAGAAGATACTTTTCTCGATATCCCATTACCAGTTAGACCATTTGGAAGCAATGTTGCATATAATAGTGTG GAGGAAGCAATTAGAGCGTTTGTTCAATATGAAACATTGGAAGGAGTTAATCAGTATCATTGTGAAAAGTGCAATAAGAAATGTGATGCGCATAAAGGCTTGAAGTTTACGAAATTTccatatttattaacattacatCTCAAACGATttgattttgattataaaacttTCCACAGAATCAAGCTCAATGATAA AGTTACGTTCCcggatatattaaatttgaactCTTTTATCTCGTCCACAACGAGTCAAGAATCTCCCGGTGGTGAGGAAGACATTGGCTTAGGTATCAAATGCGATGATAGTTCTACGACAGATAGCGGTACTTTAGATGATGATTGTGCGCCATGCGACAACAGCCTTTCCAACAGTAATCATTCAGCCAGTCATGATCAAGATGGTGATCATCAAGATGATCATGATCATCAAGATGATGAAG GTATTGATATGAGCAACGGACCGTCGACGTCGAGTTGTGCTACGCATAGTCATGAGAACGAAAAGAATCGTGGTACTTATATGTTGGGAAAAGGCCCATATATGTATGAACTGTTCTCAATCATGATTCATAGTGGCAGTGCGAGCGGAGGTCATTATTATGCTTATATAAAAGATTTCAGAACTCAAGAATGGTTATGTTTTAATGACCAGAGTGTAACTCAG ATAACTCATGACGATATTCAGAAAACATATGGCGGTGGGCCTTCAAGGGCGTATTATAGCGGTGCATATAGCAGTAGCACGAATGCATATATGCTCATGTATAGGCAAATCGATCGTGCTCGTAATACTCTACCTATGCAAACCCAAGATTTTCCACAACATATTCAg GAATTATTGAAGAAGATGAAGGAAAATGAAGATAATGATAGAAACAATCGTGAAAAGCAAATGTCTATAGATAGAAGATTGAAAGTGTATTGTCATCATCCGGTAGaaggaaaattattaaatatcaaattatatgtCATGCCTGATATTACTTGGGCTGAAGCAACAGAGAAAGCATATAAGAAATTTGGTCTTGAAAATGTAGTGAGTCTGGATCAGTGTCGTTTAGTTAGCTATGAACATAATACTGATTTAATTGAATGTAGTTATGATGATCGAGAGCATGAACCTGTTGGAAAAATATGGCGTGTTTCACGtcgatttgatttattattagaaattcgTCGCAAAGATCAAAAGTTCGAAACGTATTTACCAGGTG GAGTTGCAACTAAAGTATTTGTCATAGATGTAGCTCGAGAGGAGGTAATTGACGGTCCGATCGATATCAGAGGTTTATTGTTACAAAGTGTTAAAGAATATAAACAAACCgtaggaaaaattattaatgtggATCCTAAAGAAATGaaagtaatattgcaaaaattttcgGAAACTAGACCAGTGGAAAATGATGATAGTGATCTTCATACTGAAGGATTTTATAACGCAagtaaaatattcatatcaacGATGTATGATATAGATAATAACAAACCTTTTCAAGAATCAACAGTACACAGAATCATAGAGAATTTTAGACATGTTATTTCTCTGCATGTCCAGTTACCAGATATCAGTAAAg AAAGTTTGGAATTGAATATCCCGTTATTAGACGATAAATAcgagaaaaaggaaaattcTGTTACTAGTGGTTCATCTAAACTTTGCGTTTTTGAATCACATTGGGATACCATTTTGAAATACAGTGAAACCTCGAAAAGTTGTACACGAAGTAGCGAGGATTCCACCATATATAcgtcttataaatttataagtccTCAGTTAGAAGAGGCTGAGGAATGGAATACTCCTGAACAAAGTAACAGTGAAGATAGCAGCCTTAGTGATAGTGATAAAACGTTGGTCGGTGATGCGCCGGAAGGTGTCGATATTGAACCGCAATCAATGTGGCCTAGGCGCAGCTGTTTTAAggattataaaatttcaaagaaattcgaAATAGAAAACTGGGATATTGATGACGATTCCGATTACTACTTTAGAGCTACTCCATACGCAGatagtactcaacaaaaat taCTTAAAGTATTAGTGGATAAAAGAATGAGATTGAGCACTTTGAAGAAAGATTTAGTACCATTTGTAGGTGTACCTGTggagtattttaaaatttttcgtcTATCGAGTTCTGGCGAATCAGAATGCAGCTGTTTGACGGAGCAGCTTAATTCATACGAAGATGGTGAGAGACTTAATGTAAAACTCGGTCGAGCTTTGCGTAACGgagaatttaaagtaaaattatatcagCTATTGATCGACTCCACTGag cctTACAAATTTTTATGCGAATGGATTGTCTCGAAAGATATGACGGTTGGACATGCGAAAAAAGAGATATTAGcagaaataaagagaaaatatgatATAGATATACCATATGAAAAATGCCGACTTAGGAAAAAGTATTATAAGACAGCCTCAAAGGTATTTCTAAACGAACAGAAGTTTGCCGATCTTCGATTTCATTCGCAATTTGAAATGATTGTTCAAGAGCTACCAGATAAAGAAACAGTCACAGACACTAATCAAATTGTCTTGTTCGTCAAGAGGTGGTTGCCAGCAAAATTACAATTGGGACAATTTCAAGAAATTGTTATGGATAGCAGAACCGTTGAAGaactaaaaaagaaa CTTTCCTCAATATCAGATATTCCGGAAGAGCATATAGATATAGCAAAGGGGAAAGGTAATTTTCCATGTGACAATTCTGTGCTGCGGATCCAAAATGAGCATGATTGGAACGAACATCACGATAgtttatctttcaattttgaagATGGTGCCGTCTTCTTGTATAG gGACAATAGGGAAAAACCAATAGATTTAGATCCTGGCGACGTAATGGAAATCGCTCTTAAGGAAAATTCACGCTTAACACCGCTTTCTACTACTTCGAGTTACAGTCCACGTCGGGAGAGAgcacttaaaatatatttggatACCGAATGA